Proteins from a genomic interval of Arthrobacter sp. CAN_C5:
- a CDS encoding 3-hydroxyacyl-CoA dehydrogenase, producing MDITNTVALITGGASGLGQATARKLYGEGATVVLVDLPHSSGLEAAAELGERTVFAPADVTDPAQVQAAVDTAVALGPLRTVVNCAGIATPGKVLGRDGVLPLEDFARVININLIGTFNVIRLSAAAIAATEPVSPPEGSPERGVIVNTASVAAFDGQIGQPAYAASKGAVAAMTLPIARELARSLIRVVTIAPGIFETPMMAGLPQQAQDSLGAQVPHPSRLGRPHEYAALVSHILQNQMLNGETIRLDGAIRMAPK from the coding sequence ATGGACATCACCAACACTGTTGCCCTGATCACCGGGGGCGCTTCCGGGCTGGGCCAGGCGACTGCCAGGAAACTTTATGGCGAGGGCGCCACCGTGGTCCTGGTCGACCTGCCCCACTCGTCAGGTTTAGAGGCAGCCGCCGAGCTGGGTGAGCGGACCGTGTTTGCCCCCGCAGACGTGACCGATCCGGCGCAGGTCCAGGCCGCCGTCGACACCGCCGTCGCGCTGGGCCCCCTCCGCACCGTCGTCAACTGTGCGGGGATCGCCACCCCCGGCAAGGTACTCGGACGCGACGGTGTGCTTCCACTGGAGGATTTCGCCAGGGTCATCAACATCAACCTGATCGGAACCTTCAACGTCATCCGGTTGTCTGCGGCGGCGATCGCGGCGACCGAGCCGGTCAGCCCTCCCGAAGGGTCCCCCGAGCGGGGGGTCATTGTGAACACTGCGTCGGTGGCGGCGTTCGATGGTCAGATCGGTCAGCCAGCGTACGCCGCCTCCAAGGGCGCGGTGGCGGCGATGACCCTGCCGATCGCCCGGGAGCTCGCCCGCTCCCTGATCAGGGTGGTCACCATCGCACCGGGGATCTTCGAAACCCCGATGATGGCGGGCCTGCCCCAGCAGGCCCAGGACTCTCTGGGAGCCCAGGTGCCGCACCCGTCCCGGCTCGGCCGCCCCCATGAATACGCGGCCCTCGTTTCACACATTCTGCAGAACCAGATGCTGAACGGCGAAACCATTCGCCTCGACGGCGCCATCCGCATGGCGCCAAAATAG
- a CDS encoding acyl-CoA dehydrogenase family protein, giving the protein MESTLPTADFMGFESLLSPTESAKLADVRDFLDKEVSLNAEGWWNRAEFPIEVLPKLAALNLSTPVQQGYSYLFGGMVIAEMTRADTSLATFFMVHHDLFVEALHEFGSEDQKARLLQDAMDLKITGAFALTEPLHGSDVAGGLATTATRDGDTWVLNGAKRWIGNGTFCDYMLLWARDTADGSIRGFILDASLPGVSRTRIENKIALRTVQNADIVLDGVRVPEADRFAGINTFADTRKLLLGSRILVGWQAVGQQLAAFDVARRYAVERHQFGRPIAGFQLVQDQLVRMLGNTTASLGMMARVAQLQEDGGGDMPQAALAKAYTTARMRETVALGRGILGGNGITTEFRMAKIFADAEAIYTYEGSYEINTLIVGRAITGLSAIN; this is encoded by the coding sequence ATGGAGAGCACCCTCCCCACCGCCGACTTCATGGGCTTCGAGTCCCTGCTCAGCCCGACGGAGAGCGCCAAACTCGCCGATGTCCGTGACTTCCTCGACAAAGAGGTGTCGCTGAACGCGGAAGGCTGGTGGAACCGGGCCGAATTCCCCATCGAGGTGCTACCCAAGCTCGCCGCCCTGAACCTCAGTACCCCGGTGCAGCAAGGGTATAGCTACCTTTTCGGCGGCATGGTGATCGCCGAAATGACGCGGGCCGACACGTCCCTGGCAACCTTCTTCATGGTCCACCACGACCTCTTCGTCGAGGCCCTGCACGAGTTCGGATCCGAGGACCAGAAGGCCCGGCTACTGCAGGACGCCATGGATCTGAAGATCACCGGCGCGTTCGCCCTCACCGAGCCGCTGCACGGATCCGATGTGGCCGGCGGGCTGGCAACCACTGCAACCCGCGACGGTGACACCTGGGTCCTCAATGGGGCCAAACGGTGGATCGGCAACGGAACATTCTGCGACTACATGCTGCTCTGGGCACGGGACACCGCCGACGGAAGCATCAGGGGGTTCATCCTCGATGCTTCCCTGCCGGGGGTAAGCCGCACCCGGATCGAGAACAAGATCGCACTGCGTACCGTCCAGAACGCTGACATTGTGCTCGACGGTGTGCGCGTGCCCGAGGCGGACCGTTTCGCGGGCATCAACACCTTCGCCGACACCCGGAAGCTCCTCCTCGGTTCCCGGATCCTGGTGGGCTGGCAGGCGGTGGGCCAGCAGCTTGCTGCCTTCGACGTCGCCCGCCGGTACGCGGTGGAACGGCACCAGTTCGGCCGCCCGATCGCAGGGTTCCAGCTGGTGCAGGACCAGCTGGTGCGGATGCTCGGCAACACGACAGCGAGCCTGGGAATGATGGCGCGGGTGGCGCAGCTGCAGGAGGATGGCGGCGGTGACATGCCGCAGGCGGCTCTCGCCAAGGCATACACCACGGCACGGATGCGTGAAACCGTGGCGCTGGGGCGGGGGATTCTCGGCGGTAATGGCATTACCACCGAGTTCCGGATGGCCAAGATCTTCGCTGACGCCGAGGCCATCTACACCTACGAGGGCTCCTACGAGATCAACACCCTGATCGTCGGGCGTGCCATCACCGGGCTCTCCGCAATCAACTAG